The following are from one region of the Candidatus Eisenbacteria bacterium genome:
- the rpsK gene encoding 30S ribosomal protein S11, translated as MADAKKPTKKRDRRVSVNGVAHVQASFNNTIVTITDTDGNVITWASAGKVGFKGSRKSTPFAAQVAAESSAREAINQGMKRVEVWVKGPGSGREAAIRSLQAAGLEISAIKDVTPIPHNGCRAPKRRRV; from the coding sequence GTGGCAGATGCGAAGAAGCCGACCAAGAAGCGCGATCGGCGCGTGAGTGTGAATGGTGTCGCTCACGTGCAGGCGAGCTTCAACAATACGATCGTCACCATCACCGACACCGACGGCAACGTCATCACCTGGGCGAGCGCCGGAAAGGTCGGCTTCAAGGGATCGCGCAAGAGCACTCCGTTCGCGGCGCAGGTCGCAGCGGAATCGAGCGCGCGCGAAGCCATCAACCAGGGCATGAAGCGCGTCGAGGTGTGGGTCAAGGGACCGGGTTCCGGCCGTGAAGCCGCGATCCGCTCGCTGCAGGCGGCGGGCCTCGAGATCTCCGCGATCAAAGACGTGACACCCATTCCGCATAACGGCTGCCGCGCTCCCAAGCGGCGCCGCGTCTAG
- the rpsD gene encoding 30S ribosomal protein S4: protein MAVYHDARCRLCRREGAKLFLKGTRCFTDKCAFEKRGYAPGEHGKSRRIKETNYGLQLREKQKARRLYGVLERQFRNYFSKASEAKGVTGEVLLQMLERRLDNVIYRFGFALSHHQARQLVGHGHFTVNGRKVDIPSYLVKVGDTVQVRERSRKMPVILTSLEQRKGQWVPEWLEISAEALTGRVLNIPTRQSITVPINEQLIVELYSK, encoded by the coding sequence ATGGCGGTCTATCACGATGCTCGATGCCGGCTGTGCCGGCGAGAAGGCGCGAAGCTGTTCCTCAAGGGAACGCGCTGCTTCACCGACAAGTGTGCGTTCGAGAAGCGCGGCTACGCTCCCGGCGAGCATGGCAAGAGCCGGCGCATCAAAGAGACGAACTACGGCCTGCAGCTGCGCGAGAAGCAGAAGGCGCGCCGGCTGTACGGCGTGCTCGAGCGGCAGTTCCGCAACTACTTCTCGAAGGCGTCCGAAGCGAAGGGCGTCACCGGCGAAGTGCTGCTCCAGATGCTCGAACGCCGCCTCGACAATGTCATCTATCGGTTCGGCTTCGCGCTCTCGCACCACCAGGCCCGTCAGCTGGTCGGCCACGGTCACTTCACGGTCAACGGCCGCAAGGTCGACATTCCGTCGTACCTCGTGAAGGTCGGCGATACGGTTCAGGTGCGCGAACGCAGCCGCAAGATGCCGGTCATTCTCACGTCGCTGGAGCAGCGCAAGGGTCAGTGGGTGCCCGAATGGCTGGAGATCAGCGCCGAAGCCCTGACGGGACGCGTGCTCAACATTCCCACGCGTCAGTCCATCACGGTTCCGATCAACGAACAGCTGATCGTCGAGCTCTACTCGAAGTAA
- a CDS encoding DNA-directed RNA polymerase subunit alpha gives MKWKNLTMPRQLAADPGNTDRYGKFTIEPLERGFGLTVGNSLRRVLLSSLQGAAITAVRIDGVLHEFSTLPGVIEDVTEIILNLKQVRLKLHGDGPKKAMFEATGKGEVRAGDLKIEGDAQVLNPDLHIATLNKDGDLRMEVELDGGRGYVSADQHSMTDRPIGVIPIDAMFSPVTKVNYTVEATRLGQRIDYDKLTIELWTDGSILPQDAVAVAAMVLRDHFSLFIHFEEPLETEVEEEVDEDKEKVRQLLGRSVDELELSVRSSNCLKAAEIKSISELVVKSEAEMLKFRNFGRKSLKEIQDILGEMGLHFGMDIAPYTENRNTVGLDA, from the coding sequence ATGAAGTGGAAGAACCTGACCATGCCCCGGCAGCTTGCCGCCGACCCGGGCAACACGGATCGCTACGGAAAGTTCACGATCGAGCCGCTCGAGCGCGGCTTCGGCCTCACGGTCGGTAATTCGCTGCGCCGCGTGCTGCTGTCGTCGCTGCAGGGCGCCGCGATCACCGCGGTGCGCATCGACGGCGTGCTGCACGAGTTTTCGACGCTGCCGGGTGTCATCGAAGACGTGACCGAGATCATCCTCAATCTCAAGCAGGTGCGGCTCAAGCTGCACGGCGACGGTCCCAAGAAGGCGATGTTCGAAGCCACCGGCAAGGGCGAGGTGCGTGCCGGCGACCTGAAGATCGAGGGCGACGCGCAGGTGCTCAATCCCGACCTGCACATCGCGACGCTCAACAAGGACGGCGACCTGCGCATGGAAGTCGAGCTCGACGGCGGCCGCGGCTATGTTTCGGCCGACCAGCACTCGATGACCGACCGTCCGATCGGCGTGATTCCGATCGACGCGATGTTTTCGCCCGTGACCAAGGTCAACTACACGGTCGAGGCCACGCGGCTCGGCCAGCGCATCGACTACGACAAGCTCACGATCGAGTTGTGGACCGACGGAAGCATCCTGCCGCAGGACGCGGTGGCGGTGGCGGCGATGGTGCTGCGCGATCACTTCAGCCTGTTCATTCACTTCGAGGAGCCGCTCGAGACCGAAGTCGAGGAAGAAGTCGACGAGGACAAGGAAAAGGTGCGTCAGCTGCTCGGGCGAAGCGTCGACGAACTCGAGCTCTCGGTGCGTTCGAGCAACTGTCTCAAGGCTGCCGAGATCAAGTCCATCTCCGAGCTGGTCGTGAAGAGCGAGGCGGAGATGCTCAAGTTCCGGAACTTCGGGCGCAAGTCGCTCAAGGAGATCCAGGACATTCTCGGCGAGATGGGCCTGCACTTCGGCATGGACATCGCGCCCTACACGGAGAATCGCAACACGGTCGGACTCGACGCCTGA
- the rplQ gene encoding 50S ribosomal protein L17, giving the protein MRHRKSFRKLSRTWSHRRALLRNLVTALFQYERIETTVAKAKEARQIAERLITFAKRGDMAARRHVDRFVMKPEITAKLFATIAPWYAERPGGYTRIIRIGRRLGDAGETAYLELVKSVEQKEQERQARLAAAEAKETALKGEKPGKKPKAEAASEGAAEEGARTKRGRSRTSVKPTGPAPPSKKKSTTRKVGAS; this is encoded by the coding sequence ATGCGACACCGCAAAAGTTTTCGCAAACTCAGCCGCACCTGGTCGCACCGGCGTGCGCTGCTTCGCAACCTGGTGACTGCGCTGTTCCAGTACGAGCGCATCGAGACCACGGTGGCGAAGGCGAAGGAGGCCCGGCAGATCGCGGAGCGCCTCATCACGTTCGCGAAGCGCGGCGACATGGCGGCACGCCGTCACGTCGATCGCTTCGTCATGAAGCCCGAGATCACGGCCAAGCTGTTCGCGACGATCGCACCCTGGTACGCCGAGCGACCGGGCGGCTACACGCGCATCATCCGCATCGGACGGCGCCTCGGTGATGCGGGCGAAACCGCCTACCTCGAGCTGGTGAAGAGCGTCGAGCAGAAGGAGCAGGAGCGCCAGGCGCGTCTCGCGGCCGCCGAGGCCAAGGAAACGGCGCTCAAGGGCGAGAAGCCGGGCAAGAAGCCGAAGGCGGAAGCTGCGTCGGAAGGAGCCGCCGAAGAAGGCGCGCGCACCAAGCGCGGTCGCTCGCGTACTTCGGTCAAGCCGACCGGCCCCGCTCCGCCGTCGAAGAAGAAGTCGACGACCCGGAAGGTCGGCGCGAGCTGA